The genomic window TGCCCTTTCTCTTACTTCGAAAGTACCAAAACCTACCAGCACAACTTTTTCACCCTGTTGAAGCGACTCTTCTACAGTTTCAATAAATGCATTCAAAGCAGCTTCACTGTTCTTTTTACTTAAGCCTGTTTTCAGGGCTATGGAATTGATTAGTTCAGTTTTGTTCATATTCATAACCTCCTATATTTGGAATTCGACACTATTTTATAATGAAAGCTGCATTAAGTCAAGGTTTTCGTTGAAAAAAAGAGTATTACAAATTTTTTTCATCAATTATGGTGATCATAATACCTTAATATCGAAAAATTATAAAAAGTGTCGAATGATTTATGCGCTAAAATTAAGGTATAACCCTTATATCAACATCCTCTCCCACTACATTTCTCAATTTTTTATAAAAAACGTTTTCTGATTGATGCTGCGGAGACTCGCCCAATACAATACAGCCAATATTTTTTTCTTGTGCAAAATCCGCAATGCATTTAATTACATTGTCGGATTTCAAAACAGATAAATTAGCTCCTACAGATTTGGAGATTTCGAAAAGGTATTGAAGCGCTTCTCCTTCCCTTGGATTATCCAAAAAATTCAAACCATCTTTTGCAACGTGAATTACATAAAGG from Bacillota bacterium includes these protein-coding regions:
- a CDS encoding HU family DNA-binding protein, which translates into the protein MNKTELINSIALKTGLSKKNSEAALNAFIETVEESLQQGEKVVLVGFGTFEVRERAERKGRNPQTKEEILIPASKAPVFKAGKGLKEKVK
- a CDS encoding universal stress protein UspA — protein: MNPQKNILVCVTQQKTCERLIIKAAALRNEFKVKGDLYVIHVAKDGLNFLDNPREGEALQYLFEISKSVGANLSVLKSDNVIKCIADFAQEKNIGCIVLGESPQHQSENVFYKKLRNVVGEDVDIRVIP